GGCACGGAAGCATTCCGCTGGACACAGTCAGCGGGTATGGTCGGGCTTGGGTTTCTTTCCAACTTTGAGTATGACTCAGATGCTCTGGCTGTGAATCCTGACGGCTCTGTCGTCGTTGGTGTCAGCCTGACTGCACTTGGGCAGGAAGCATTCCGTTGGTCGCAATCTTCCGGCATGATTGGGCTCGGCGATCTGGCAGGCGGCCTGTATGGCAGCCAGGCGTGGGGCGTGTCGGACAACGGTTCTGTTGTGGTTGGTCAGGGGCTGACCTCAAACGGAAACGAGGCTTTCATCTGGGACACGACCCATGGAATACGCAACCTCAAGAGTGTCCTTGTCAGCCAGTATGGTCTGGGTTCACAGATCGGTAGCTGGACTCTGACCCGCGCAACTGCAATCACCGGCGACGGCAAGATCATCGTTGGCTCTGCGACAAATGCTGCGGGTGACGTTCGTGGATTCATCGCAAACCTGACTGAAAGCACCTGTTATGCTGATTGCGATCAGAACGGCACACTGAACATCTTCGATTATGTGTGCTTTGGCAGCTACTTCGCTGCACAGGTCAACGCGGTTGCTGATTGCGATCACAACAACGTGCTGAACCTGTTCGACTACATCTGCTTTGGGAACGCATACTCCGCAGGTTGCCCGTAAACACGTTTTCTCCTGAGCGCGTATGAACGCGTTGCGGGCTCCTGGTCAACACGACCCGGAGCCCGCTTTCCTTTTTGTATCAAGGTCTTCGATTCAGCTTACGGCGTGATATCAACATATCCGCGCAGGTACTCGCCGCTTTCCTGCCGGACAATGCCAACACGCGCCGCCTCACCATTCTTCAGTCGATCTGCAGCAAACACAAGGGTGCTGACCGACTGCACTGCTCGATGGTCGATCTGCTCGATGATGTCGCCGGAGCGAAGCCCTGCTCGCTCAGCGGCACTGCCTGCCTCAACCTCGTATACAAGAGCGCCGTTCACACCATCACGCTCCAACTGAATGGGCAATCTATCCGGGAGCTCAATGACCCACATGCCAAGGTTTGGCACATCGATTGCGCCGACTTCTTTCAGCGATGCGATGCGTAGATCGCCGAGTTGCACAGACGTTGTGCGGAGCGCGCCGTTTCGCACGTACTCAACACTGACGCTCTGTCCCGGAGGCGTGATCGCAATGAGATTCCTCAGTCTGTTGACCGTTGGCGAGGGCTTCCCATTGAACTTCACAATGATGTCACCATTGCGCAGTCCTGCACTATCCGCTGGACCACTTTGCACAACGCGTTCGAGCGCAACACCGCCACCCGAGCTGTCGTACGTTGGAATGCCCATCTGGATCGCTTCGGCGTAACTCAGTTCAGCGCCCATGTTCACACCGAGGTACCCACGCCGAACGGTGCCGCCCGAGATGATCATCTCCATCACCGGCTGCGCGATGTTACTTGGAATGGCAAACCCCAACCCAATGGACCCGCGTCCTGTTGTCGCAATCTGCGAGTTGATTCCCATCACATGCCCGCGCAGATCAAGCAGCGGCCCGCCCGAGTTTCCCGGATTGATTGCAGCATCGGTCTGGATGAAATCTTCATATGTATTCATCTCAGCGGTTCTGCTGCGCAACTGACCGGGATTCAGACCCGCGCGTCCTTTCGCACTGACAATGCCCGATGTCACGGTGTTGTCGAGTCCGAGCGGATTCCCAACCGCAACAACCCAGTCCCCCACTTCCAGATCGTCCGAATCGCCAAACTGTGCGGATGTCAGACGATCTGCATCAATGCGCACCACCGCAAGATCGGTTTGCGGATCGCGCCCAACCAACTGTGCCTGCACATCTCTGCCGTCGTACAGATGCACAACGAGATCATCACCGGTACCAACAACATGATTGTTTGTTACGATATACCCACCCTGATCGTCGGTGCGCATGATCACGCCGGTGCCAAGCCCAGCCTGCTGCCTTCGCGTACCCATCGGTTCTGCCCCCCACATGCTGCGGCGGACGAGTTGTACCTGCTCGTATGTCGTAATATGGACAACAGAAGGTTCTGCCACCTTCGCAACGTATCGGAATGCTTTGGAGAGTGATTGGGCCTGTTCGATTGCGCGATCTGTTTCTGGATCGAGCGCCACGTCCGGCTGGACAAGTTCAAGCACTGGCTCAGCAACCACAACACCCTGCTCGACATCTGCTTCACGGGTCTTCCCGCGTGTGAAGACAGCATTCGCGCCCGCGTTGACACCACCGGCCACGCTCCGCGCGACTGCATTGCCCATTGCCACGCCCGACGCAAAACCATGACCGACACCAAAGGTCAGCCCGAAGATCAGCCCGCACGTGAGCTTGGAAGCAAAGCTGGTTGTGTGTCTGATCGGAGCAACTGCTGTATCAAGCAGCGATTCTGGGGTGTGACGAGCCTGGAAGAACGATTTTTTCATATGCCAACTCCTTCGAAGAAAGCATGTTCCTGCCGCGCTGGCAGCCTCTGACGCGGTGCCATGCGTACATGTACATCTCTCAGATGCTCTTGATGCACATAATGTGCCAATCAGTCATTGTCCTATAACTTAGTCCTGCGGGCCATACCGATGGGCTTCACAATCGATGTTGGGCTTTGTACAAGGGGAGCATCTCCAGACTCCACACATGCGGATACGAGTGTGCCCAGCGCACATGTCACTTCCAATAACAGCCGAACACTGTGATTGTTTCTGTGCATTTTCAGTGTCAGAACAATCCCATCATCAATAGAGCAACCACGTTCAACTGTGTGCAGTATAAACAGGGTGGCGGGAAACCCGTACCGAAAGCCGCACCCATGCCAGCCGAGAGTACTGTGAAAACGATTGCACACGTGTCATGCGTTGCACTGTTCTGCTGCAGCGCTGCAGCCCAGAACTGCACATCCACTGCCCTGCCAATACCGCAAGATTTCTCTACAAATGGAACTGTGTACGAACTCGGCATTTGGGATCCTGACAATGATGGATCGCAGAACGAAATGCTGGTCGTTGGAGGATCATTCACATCCGTTGGGAAGCAGCCGATCGCCAGTCTTGCACTATGGGATGGCGAACTGTGGCATCAGATCGGGTTTGGATCGCCGATTCCACAAGTCGAGCGCCTTGGGGTGTATGAAGGCAATCTGTTCGTATCGGGTCTCGTCAGTGGATTCCTCGCCGAAACATGGCGTTGGGACGGCACAAGCTGGCATTATGTGCCTGTACCGACACCGCTTGGAATCGCGACCTGCTTTTTACAATATCAGGGGCGATTCTTTGTCGCATCAAGCGATCTTCAATCAGAAGTAACTTCGTTCTGGCAGTGGGAAAATCAAGCATGGGTCCCTGCACAAGGAGGGTCTGTTTACTCAACAATCAACATATTTCGTGAGTACAAAGGCAAGCTGTTTGCAGGTGGAGGCTCCGCATCGCTATGGAATACTGGTGGTGTGAAGGTGAATGGTATCGCAGAATGGAACGGTGAGTACTGGACACATCCCGGCTTTGGTATACCTCGTTTCACAAACATTACTGCTCTCGGCACGCATCAATCAAAGCTTTTCTTTGGCGGCACCGCTCTCCCTATCAGCACGTTCGATGGGCATAATGTCCAGCAACTGCCTGGTAGCACACAGTCTGCCTACGCGTTCCACTCACATGAAGATGTCATGCTGGCTGGAGGTCGATTTCAGGAAGGCATCTTGTTGTGGGACGGGGTAGCATGGCAGTCGATCTTTGGCGGCATTAGTTCATCAACCACACCAACGAGCAGCGTTATTGATATGCTGGAATGGGACGGCATGATCATTCTTGCTGGCACCTTCGATACTGCCTTTGGAAACCCTGCTGGCAATCTTGCCCTGCTCGATATCAGTTGCCTGTGCGCTCCGGATTGCGATCAGAACGCAGTGCTCAACATCTTCGACTACATCTGCTTTGGGAACGCGTACGCGAGCATGGATCCGTACGCCGACTGCGACAAGAATGGCTTCTTCAACGTATTCGACTACATCTGCTTCGGGAATGCCTATGCAAACGGATGTCCATGACATTCTGTCTTCTCTGAAGCGCACAATCAACGATTCCGGCAATTCCAATGCGCGATGACAGAGCAGGAGCCGCATGCGACCATCAATGCCCGTCGTCTATGCTGCGTTTCCGATCGGGAGCTTTCGCTTTGTGTTGATGTTGATACACCAGGGGCCCAACAATCCAGAGCACAAATACAAGTATGAAAATACCCGCAACAATGTCGTAAACGATCGGAAACCCGATCATTTGTGACAGCGCTTTCGCTCCCCACAATAGAAACGCTACCAAACCAGCAACAAAGAGAAACTCAAAGACATTCACGCGATCACTTCGTGCGCGTCACGGTCATCTTCATGAACTCCATCCATGACCCGTCGTTGTTCTGCAAGCGCGAGGTCAGCGTGCGATGATCGTCGTCGATAAAACGCACCACGTCCTGGTACTTTGCCATCACGTTGGGATCGTCAAAGCTCGGGCCCACGGTATCAAGCGTCAGCGTGCGCGTCGCGCTATCGAGCGAACCGTCGTACAACCACATATGCGTCATGACCGATGCAATGAACGAGCCGACGAAACGATTTTTCATCGGGTCGTACCCGAGTGTGATGATGGACTTCATATTGACGTCGCATCCGGGCATCATGCCGTCCCATTCACCAACAACCCACAGATCGCCGATCTTGCGCACACTCTCGGTGCCGGTGCCTTTCATGGGTGGCTGGTCTGGTCCCATGACCGCCTCACTCTCGAACGTCCATTCACCAACCATCTTTGTGAGAAGTTCGTGCTCTGGTGTTGCTTTCGGGAACTCCATCGTGTGCTCCATGTTGGGATTGGCGGTGTTACTTGATCTTCACCCTGCTCTGCAGGTTTGTTGCGTTGACGGTAGGCTCGTGGAAGAAGTACGAGAGATTCCTCGATTCGTTCGCATTGAACCGCAGCGTCTGCTCGCGTTCCCACTCGCCCTCGGACGACGAGAGCATCGCTGTGATTGTGATGTCTCGCGATGACTCAGACTCGTTCGAGACAACGCACGTCACCTCGATGCCATAGTCCGGCTCGCCGTTGATCACGCGCATGCTCTCGACGGTCTCAATGGACGCGACCTTGATAGATGAGTTCGCGGAGTTCTTCACACCCGCTGCGACGCGATCAAGCACGCCGCGAATCTGATCGCTGAAGATGAACGCGAGCGCGATCAGGACGACAAGCATGATGCCACCGAAGACCGTGGCCTGCTTGTCGTTTATTGTGCCTTTGGAGGATTTCTTGGGCATGCGTTTCACTCCAACACGATTACCTGCAGCTTACTCGATTGTAGCTGGTGGCTTTTTCCACAACGTGTTCATCATTTCAACTATCTTGCCAGGATACGGCATCAATCGTGGCAGATAGATCCGTCGATTTGAGATCATTTGCAACAAATCGTCTACATGATCCGTACTCAAAGAAAATTTAATAACGTTATTGTCGGGCAGGACTTCTTGAAGATCCGGCCACTTGTTATGTATTGTATAGTATGATTCCGCGAACCGCCTGAACAAAAACAACCCATCTTGTGCATGCATGAATGGGTTATGCATTCTTGTTCCCTCTACCACCCCAATCTCATGCGAAGCATTGTTTCGTACTGATTTTAGGTCGATCGCCAATATCGACAAGCAACTATTACTATTTGGTTTGTGTTCGACAGAAAACTGTTTGTGTGACCATGCTGCCCAAAATGCAGCGATTCTGATATCTGAAGTTACATCTAAGAGTCGAGATGGAAACTCATAATGCCGTGCGATGCAGGATATTTCAAGCAGATACTGCAACGACAAGTTGCCTGCAAAGTGGCCATTTATAAGTTCTTGATCCAAAGGCCAAAATAAATGATTTCTTATCATGTTTAGTGAATGGCAAACTGTATAGTCACTAATCTGAGATTGAACATCACTAAATCTAACCGGGCGTGCCACAGTCAGCCCGATATCATTCAGTTCTTCAGAGAACCGACATAGCGCCATCAGTTCAGCAACCGAGTGCGTCAGAGCATGCTGATGGCTTTGCAGCTTTCGCTCGAGTTCCTCGGGCGGCAGTGATTGTGCCCTCACAGATTTTCTATAGATGCTCGTGCTCTCCTTGATAAAAGTGCTCGAATATGTCTCTGCTTGCTCCCAAAAATTTGGCCACACTTGTTTTATGTCAAACTTGCCACGCCAAACTGTTGGTTGCAATGACCATGCTGCATCTCGCTCACCGCGAAATACCCAATCAGGCGCAACGCTCGAATCCGCACTTGTAGCTGAAGTATCAACAAGCTTCTCAAGTTCATTTAATAACTCTTTTGCACTCTCACAATGACGAGTGCAATACATCTTCTGTGCCGTCGTCTTAGGTGCCATTATGCCACCGTGACAGAATCATCCAGATAGACGTCCTGGATCGCGTGGAGCAGTGCTGCGCCCTCTGCCATAGGCCGCTGGAAGGCTTTGCGCCCTGAGATCAGTCCCATGCCGCCAGCACGCTTGTTGACGACGGCTGTCGCGACAGCATCCGCCATGTCGCCCGCGCCGTGGGACTCGCCGCCGGAGTTAATGAGCGGCACGCGCCCCATGAACCCGTTTGCAACCTGATACCTGCACAGATCGATGGGGTGGCCGCCTCTGCCGCTCTCGTCTGAGCCTGCGAGCTTGGTGTAGACCTCCTTGCGGAACTTGCCGTAGCTGGAGTTGCCCGAGTTGAGCGCAGCGTACCCGCCGTTGAGCGTGGGGAGCTTCTGCTTGACGATGTCCGCCTGGATGGTTGCGCCGAGATGGTTTGCCTGACCGGTGAGATCAGCAGCAGTGTGGTAGTCGACGCCGTTAACCTTGAACGCGTTGTTGCGCAGGTAGCACCACAGCACGGTGACCATGCCCAGCTCGTGGGCGTGCTGGAACATCTCCGCGACGTACTGGATCTGGTTTGTGGAATCATCCGACCCAAAGTAGATGGTCGCGCCAACCGCGATCGCGCCCATCTCGAAGCACTCGGTGATCGTGCCGAACGGGATCTGCTTGAACTGGTTTGGATAGGTGAGGAGTTCGTTGTGGTTGAACTTCACAAGGAACGGGATCTTGTGCGCGTACTTGCGCGCCACAGCGCCGAGCACGCCGTATGTCGAAGCGACGGCGTTGCAGCCGCCCTCGATCGCAAGCTTCACAATGTTCTCTGGATCGAAGTAGATGGGGTTCGGCGCAAACGAGGCACCAGCCGAGTGCTCAATGCCCTGATCGACGGGCAGGATGGAGACGAACCCCGTGCCCGCCAGGCGACCCGTGTTCAGGATTGTCTGGAAGTTGCGCAGGACAGCGGGCTTGCGATCGGAGCTTGCAAAGACGCGATCGACAAAGTCCGGCCCGGGGAGATGGAGATCGGCTTTGTTGATGGCGTTTGAGGTGTGGCCGAGCAGATCGGTTGCGCGATCGCCGAGCAGCGTTGCGATGTCCGTGCCTGGCTTGCAGCAGTCTGTTGTGTTGCAGCAGGTACGGTTGATGGGAGCGGCTGTCATTGTGGAAGTCGCGGTTGTCATCGATGTCTCTCCGTCGTGTGGCTTGGGGACGCTGCAGAACCTGCCCGAACACAGTCCAGCCATCAGCGGACGCACGATTCAGAACGCGCGAAAGACGCGGAGCGCTGGCATCCATCCTAGTCCTCGGAGCGAAAAAAGCCCACAGGAATGGGCTGTTTGCTCTACACTGGGCATATGAAAGCCAAGCATTTCTGCACGAATCACATCGTTGCGATCGCGTCTCTGCTGACGATCGCTGGTCCGGCGTTTGCCCAGCCGAACGATCTCACGCCGAACCTCATCCACAATCGGCACACCCACCATCACAACCCGAAGCACGAGGTGGTGATGCCGGGGAGTGACGGCGAGCACAGATCGCGGTTCTTCACCAACCGCATCAGCGACATCGTGCTCCCCCTGCCCGAGGAGAAGGACGCGTACACCTTTGTTGTCTTCGGTGATCGCACCGGTGGACCGGCGGACGGCGTGAATATCCTCGCTGATGCGGTGCGCGATACGAATCTGTTTGAGCCGGACCTTGTCATGACCGTTGGCGATCTCGTCGAGGGATACAACACAACCGGGCCGTGGATCACGCAGATGCGCGAGTACAAAGCAATCATGGACGAGCTGCGTTGTCCGTGGTTCCCGGTCGCGGGCAACCACGACATCTACTGGCGCGGCGATGGCAGACCTCCGCAGGAACACGAGACCGAGTACGAGATGTACTTCGGCCCGTTGTGGTACGCGTTTGAGCACAAAAACAGCTTCTTCATCGTGCTCTACTCCGACGAGGGAAACCCCGACACGGGCGAGCGTTCCATCAGTAATCCGGCATCGCAGGTGATGAGCCAGGAGCAGTTCGACTGGCTCAAGTCCATGCTTACACAGGCGAAGGACGCTGAGCACGTCTTCCTGTTCCTGCATCATCCGCGCTGGCTGCGCAACAGCTACGGCGACGACTGGGACAAGGTACACGAGGAGCTCGTCAAGGCAGGCAACGTCACAGCCGTCTTCGCTGGGCACATCCATCGCATGCGCTACGACCCGAAGGACGGGATCGAGTATGTCTCGCTTGCGACGGTTGGCGGCGGACAGAGTGAGGTGGTGCCCGACACCGGCTGGCTGCACCAGTACAACATCATCACCGTGCGCAAAGATCAGGTGGCGATGGCTTCCGTTCCGGTGGGTGAAGCGCAGAACGTCCGCGAGATCACCGGCGAGTTTGCTGATGAAGCATACAACCTCGCGACGCGCCAGCTTCCTGTCGCGGGCATGATCGAGCTCGATCGCACCGGCTCTGGTTCTGACGACATCGCTGTCAAGATCACGAATCCGACGCGCTATCCGATCGAGGTCACGGTCATCCCGGATTCGGCGGATTCACGCTGGGTGTTTGCACCCGATCATCGGCACGCGAAGATCGAGCCCGGCGCGACAACGCAGTTCGCGTACAACATCGGTCGACATGCGCACGCTGCGGATCACACGTTCCGTATCGCTGAGTTTGTCGTGGACGCTGACATCCTCGCGCCGACATTCCGGTACACGATTCCGACGATCCATGCGTCGATCCCGATGACACTGGACATGCCAGCACCGTTGCCAAGCAAGGCGGAAGAACTGGCATGCACGCTTGACGGGAACGGCGATTACCTTGAAGTACCCAGCGCAAACATCGCGCTGCCCGACGGCCCAATCACGCTGGAATGCTGGTTTAATCCGCGCCGCATGCAGGGACGCACGGGCCTTGTCACAAAGACGGAGAACTCCGAGTACGGGTTCTTTGTGTCCGACGGCACTCCATCGTTCTCCATCTTCCTTGGCGATGCGTATGTTGACGTTGCTGGCGAACGCGGATCCATCACCACAAACACGTGGCACCACATGGCTGGCGTGTACGATGGGAATCAGGTGCGTCTGTACCTTGATGGGAACCTCATCGCATCGCAGGATGCGCACGCATCACGCAGAACAAACAATCTGCCGCTGCTCATAGGTGCCGATGTCACACGCAATGGCGACGGCACGTCGTTCTTCAACGGACAGATCGACGAGGTGCGCGTTAGCACAACCGCGCGGTACCACTCGTCGCAGTTCCCGCTGCAGCGCAGGTTCACACGCGACGACGACACAGCTCTGCTCATTCACATGGACGGAACTATTGGCCCCTGGACATACGACGAATCCGGACACAAGGCACATCCGTTCATGAAGGGCAACGCGGAGCTGATTAGCGCAAGGTAGGAAACACTACAAATATTGATTCACTACCGCCCGGGTTTTTGTCCCGGGTTTTTCGTTGCATGAATATCATCGCACAACCTGTACCTGAATAGCGGAGCGCATCATGCCAGAATGGCTTACCGAATCCATCATCCAGCATCACGGCATCGACTGGATCGCGATGGCCATGAACTTCTTGTGCTACCACCATCTCGGGAGCAAAC
Above is a genomic segment from Phycisphaeraceae bacterium containing:
- a CDS encoding PEP-CTERM sorting domain-containing protein, which produces MIGASALLIGLAGSSATAQSFKLIGDLAGGTSFSTALAISADGKVVVGKSSGSNGFEAIRWTESGGVVGLGDLAGGIFNSEATGVNSNGSVITGTANGPNGKEAFRWSQATGMITLDATIPNSSFAGDMSDSGAVVTGYITGGVQSFEAYRWTSSTGIVGLGDLPGGEVYSVGTAVSANGAVIVGSSAGINGTEAFRWTQSAGMVGLGFLSNFEYDSDALAVNPDGSVVVGVSLTALGQEAFRWSQSSGMIGLGDLAGGLYGSQAWGVSDNGSVVVGQGLTSNGNEAFIWDTTHGIRNLKSVLVSQYGLGSQIGSWTLTRATAITGDGKIIVGSATNAAGDVRGFIANLTESTCYADCDQNGTLNIFDYVCFGSYFAAQVNAVADCDHNNVLNLFDYICFGNAYSAGCP
- a CDS encoding DUF1579 domain-containing protein — encoded protein: MEFPKATPEHELLTKMVGEWTFESEAVMGPDQPPMKGTGTESVRKIGDLWVVGEWDGMMPGCDVNMKSIITLGYDPMKNRFVGSFIASVMTHMWLYDGSLDSATRTLTLDTVGPSFDDPNVMAKYQDVVRFIDDDHRTLTSRLQNNDGSWMEFMKMTVTRTK
- a CDS encoding metallophosphoesterase, which translates into the protein MKAKHFCTNHIVAIASLLTIAGPAFAQPNDLTPNLIHNRHTHHHNPKHEVVMPGSDGEHRSRFFTNRISDIVLPLPEEKDAYTFVVFGDRTGGPADGVNILADAVRDTNLFEPDLVMTVGDLVEGYNTTGPWITQMREYKAIMDELRCPWFPVAGNHDIYWRGDGRPPQEHETEYEMYFGPLWYAFEHKNSFFIVLYSDEGNPDTGERSISNPASQVMSQEQFDWLKSMLTQAKDAEHVFLFLHHPRWLRNSYGDDWDKVHEELVKAGNVTAVFAGHIHRMRYDPKDGIEYVSLATVGGGQSEVVPDTGWLHQYNIITVRKDQVAMASVPVGEAQNVREITGEFADEAYNLATRQLPVAGMIELDRTGSGSDDIAVKITNPTRYPIEVTVIPDSADSRWVFAPDHRHAKIEPGATTQFAYNIGRHAHAADHTFRIAEFVVDADILAPTFRYTIPTIHASIPMTLDMPAPLPSKAEELACTLDGNGDYLEVPSANIALPDGPITLECWFNPRRMQGRTGLVTKTENSEYGFFVSDGTPSFSIFLGDAYVDVAGERGSITTNTWHHMAGVYDGNQVRLYLDGNLIASQDAHASRRTNNLPLLIGADVTRNGDGTSFFNGQIDEVRVSTTARYHSSQFPLQRRFTRDDDTALLIHMDGTIGPWTYDESGHKAHPFMKGNAELISAR
- a CDS encoding class I fructose-bisphosphate aldolase, giving the protein MTAAPINRTCCNTTDCCKPGTDIATLLGDRATDLLGHTSNAINKADLHLPGPDFVDRVFASSDRKPAVLRNFQTILNTGRLAGTGFVSILPVDQGIEHSAGASFAPNPIYFDPENIVKLAIEGGCNAVASTYGVLGAVARKYAHKIPFLVKFNHNELLTYPNQFKQIPFGTITECFEMGAIAVGATIYFGSDDSTNQIQYVAEMFQHAHELGMVTVLWCYLRNNAFKVNGVDYHTAADLTGQANHLGATIQADIVKQKLPTLNGGYAALNSGNSSYGKFRKEVYTKLAGSDESGRGGHPIDLCRYQVANGFMGRVPLINSGGESHGAGDMADAVATAVVNKRAGGMGLISGRKAFQRPMAEGAALLHAIQDVYLDDSVTVA
- a CDS encoding FRG domain-containing protein codes for the protein MAPKTTAQKMYCTRHCESAKELLNELEKLVDTSATSADSSVAPDWVFRGERDAAWSLQPTVWRGKFDIKQVWPNFWEQAETYSSTFIKESTSIYRKSVRAQSLPPEELERKLQSHQHALTHSVAELMALCRFSEELNDIGLTVARPVRFSDVQSQISDYTVCHSLNMIRNHLFWPLDQELINGHFAGNLSLQYLLEISCIARHYEFPSRLLDVTSDIRIAAFWAAWSHKQFSVEHKPNSNSCLSILAIDLKSVRNNASHEIGVVEGTRMHNPFMHAQDGLFLFRRFAESYYTIHNKWPDLQEVLPDNNVIKFSLSTDHVDDLLQMISNRRIYLPRLMPYPGKIVEMMNTLWKKPPATIE
- a CDS encoding trypsin-like peptidase domain-containing protein translates to MKKSFFQARHTPESLLDTAVAPIRHTTSFASKLTCGLIFGLTFGVGHGFASGVAMGNAVARSVAGGVNAGANAVFTRGKTREADVEQGVVVAEPVLELVQPDVALDPETDRAIEQAQSLSKAFRYVAKVAEPSVVHITTYEQVQLVRRSMWGAEPMGTRRQQAGLGTGVIMRTDDQGGYIVTNNHVVGTGDDLVVHLYDGRDVQAQLVGRDPQTDLAVVRIDADRLTSAQFGDSDDLEVGDWVVAVGNPLGLDNTVTSGIVSAKGRAGLNPGQLRSRTAEMNTYEDFIQTDAAINPGNSGGPLLDLRGHVMGINSQIATTGRGSIGLGFAIPSNIAQPVMEMIISGGTVRRGYLGVNMGAELSYAEAIQMGIPTYDSSGGGVALERVVQSGPADSAGLRNGDIIVKFNGKPSPTVNRLRNLIAITPPGQSVSVEYVRNGALRTTSVQLGDLRIASLKEVGAIDVPNLGMWVIELPDRLPIQLERDGVNGALVYEVEAGSAAERAGLRSGDIIEQIDHRAVQSVSTLVFAADRLKNGEAARVGIVRQESGEYLRGYVDITP